One stretch of Mangifera indica cultivar Alphonso chromosome 9, CATAS_Mindica_2.1, whole genome shotgun sequence DNA includes these proteins:
- the LOC123225864 gene encoding protein ROLLING AND ERECT LEAF 2-like yields MGASSSRVEEDKALRLCRERKKFVRQALDGRCLLAAAHIEYVHSLRNAGTALRKFVEPEGPIESSLYTFTDATPEPVALTEESLSHFSFSSPTISQQVDVTENLCPSPAPHTSSQFQASHMKFSGISSKKVEEEPPSLDIGTVTTSSTPENSKPHGTENEESSLFEKSSIPAETPPWDYFGPRHPIDQQFSFKEEKGMKQGFENVDDLRKLREEEGIPELEDEEGNASFRGREESLDSEDEFDEPSADTLVRSFENFNQLHDHNAAGASPTMPFGSVASESEFMNGEKCNSPDLSPVRATSSRASLSSNTKKRPVKEDCIENKVNPKDFLSIMKDIEYLFIKAADSGKEVPRMLEANKLHFRPMLQANESGSMAFTFFKACFSCGEEHSEVEEEPAQNSIKYLTWHRTESSRTSSSRTPLGLNSKDEVEDLTSDVFDSIHMISSSHASTLDRLYAWERKLYDEVKACEMVRRVYESKCKTLTQLESKGESPARIDKTRAVVKDLRSRIRVAIHRIESISKRIEELRDTELQLQLEELIGGLSQMWEAMYECHKLQYQIISVAFNNGNNKISIQSDSQRQITIDLEFELSSLSSSFTKWISAQKSYLQAIKDWLYKCVYLPKKYSKRKRPRRYPALRDSGPPIYATCDVWLENLDQLHPEHVTDSIKNLATQIIRSQPHQEKNQGRSATRLSTTWNADNASTPAITITTDEASEDWISGFDRFQSCLVDFIGQLNNFSKDSVDKYAKLLQAIKDAKNNYTGMINRDAKSNADLVRSNC; encoded by the exons ATGGGGGCTTCCAGCTCTCGGGTAGAAGAAGATAAGGCCCTACGGCTATGTCGTGAAAGGAAGAAGTTTGTTAGACAAGCGCTTGATGGCAGGTGCTTGTTGGCAGCTGCTCATATTGAATATGTTCACTCTCTGAGAAATGCTGGAACTGCTCTGAGGAAGTTTGTTGAACCTGAAGGTCCAATTGAATCTTCTTTGTACACTTTCACTGATGCAACTCCAGAGCCAGTTGCTTTGACCGAGGAGTCTCTTTCCCATTTCTCATTCTCATCTCCAACCATTTCCCAACAGGTAGATGTAACTGAAAACCTTTGTCCATCTCCTGCTCCTCATACCTCAAGTCAATTTCAGGCAAGTCACATGAAATTTAGTGGAATATCATCCAAAAAGGTTGAAGAAGAACCTCCTTCGCTTGATATTGGAACGGTAACAACATCGAGCACTCCAGAAAATAGCAAACCTCATGGCACTGAAAATGAAGAATCTTCACTATTTGAAAAATCGTCTATCCCCGCAGAAACTCCACCATGGGATTACTTTGGACCTCGCCATCCGATTGACCagcaattttcttttaaagaagaGAAAGGGATGAAGCAAGGGTTTGAAAATGTTGATGATTTAAGAAAGCTCAGGGAAGAGGAGGGAATTCCTGAGCTGGAAGATGAAGAGGGAAATGCTTCTTTTCGTGGAAGGGAAGAGTCCCTAGATTCAGAGGATGAATTTGATGAGCCGTCTGCAGACACGCTAGTTagatcttttgaaaattttaaccagCTCCATGATCATAATGCGGCTGGTGCTTCACCTACCATGCCATTTGGTAGCGTAGCTTCTGAAAGTGAGTTCATGAATGGTGAAAAATGCAACTCTCCTGATTTATCACCAGTGAGAGCCACTTCCTCTAGAGCTTCCCTTTCATCTAACACAAAGAAAAGACCAGTGAAGGAAGATTGTATTGAAAATAAGGTTAACCCTAAGGACTTCCTTTCGATCATGAAAGATATTGAATATCTCTTTATTAAAGCTGCTGACTCTGGGAAGGAAGTTCCAAGGATGCTTGAAGCAAACAAGTTGCATTTCCGTCCAATGTTACAGGCAAATGAAA GTGGTTCAATGGCATTTACATTCTTCAAAGCATGTTTCTCATGTGGGGAAGAACATAGTGAAGTTGAAGAAG AGCCTGCGCAAAATTCCATAAAATACTTAACTTGGCATAGGACGGAATCATCTCGAACATCTTCATCTAGGACTCCTCTGGGTTTGAATTCAAAAGACGAGGTAGAGGACCTTACCAGTGATGTTTTTGATAGTATTCACATGATCTCAAGCAGTCATGCCTCAACCTTGGATAGACTATATGCATGGGAGAGGAAGCTTTATGATGAAGTAAAG GCTTGTGAGATGGTCAGAAGAGTTTATGAGTCAAAGTGTAAAACATTAACACAACTGGAATCAAAGGGAGAAAGTCCTGCTAGAATTGATAAGACCCGTGCTGTTGTTAAAGATTTACGCTCAAGAATCAGAGTTGCAATCCACAGAATTGAGTCAATATCAAAGAGGATTGAAGAACTACGGGACACAGAGCTCCAGCTGCAACTTGAGGAGCTGATTGGAGG GTTAAGTCAGATGTGGGAAGCTATGTATGAATGTCACAAGCTTCAGTACCAAATTATCTCGGTAGCTTTCAACAATGGCAACAACAAAATCTCAATACAGTCAGATTCACAACGGCAAATTACTATTGATTTAGAATTTGAACTAAGCTCTCTGTCTTCTAGTTTTACAAAGTGGATTAGTGCTCAGAAATCTTATCTTCAGGCTATAAAGGATTGGCTTTACAAATGTGTATATCTTCCTAAAAAATATTCCAAGAGAAAAAGACCACGGCGATACCCCGCTTTGCGAGACTCTGGTCCTCCAATATATGCCACTTGTGATGTCTGGTTGGAAAACCTGGATCAATTGCATCCTGAGCATGTCACTGATTCTATCAAGAATTTAGCAACACAAATAATTCGCTCCCAGCCACATCAAGAAAAGAATCAAGGGAGAAGTGCCACCCGTCTTTCAACAACCTGGAATGCTGATAATGCCAGTACTCCTGCAATCACTATAACGACAGATGAAGCTTCAGAGGATTGGATTTCTGGTTTTGACCGTTTTCAATCATGCCTGGTGGATTTTATTGGTCAGCTGAACAACTTTTCTAAGGATTCTGTAGATAAGTATGCAAAACTTTTGCAAGCCATCAAAGATGCTAAGAATAACTACACTGGGATGATTAACAGAGATGCTAAGAGTAATGCTGATCTGGTACGTAGTAATTGCTAA